In a single window of the Antedon mediterranea chromosome 1, ecAntMedi1.1, whole genome shotgun sequence genome:
- the LOC140059772 gene encoding ATP-citrate synthase-like — translation MSAKAIYEVTGKELITSNIENADVAKNRYATITPDCDWDKITAEHPWLLTEKLVVKPDQLIKRRGKLGLIKVNVDLAGVKEWLSTRLNQEIKIGEASGLLKNFIIEPFVAHKDADEVYVCIYCQRNCDVILFHHEGGVDIGDVDAKAVKMEVELGSKVTAAQIKEKLMSKVIASKQDMIAKFVAQLYEQFQALYFTYLEINPLVVTDKIYILDMAAKLDATAEYLCKSKWGEIEFPPPFGREAFPEEAYIADLDAKSGASLKLTILNPKGRIWTMVAGGGASVIYSDTICDLGGAKELANYGEYSGAPTEQQTFEYAKTLLSMMTKGDVRPDGKVLIIGGGIANFTNVASTFKGIVRALRQYKAKLQEYGVSIFVRRGGPNYQEGLRVMRELGSSLGVPIHVYGTETHMTAIVGMALGTRAIEDENKGDQMTASFLLAGSAKDSSKSPTSKEQSKSSVACKEPCSPTHTDAPAKTQPCAGASDKKPLFTNETCSLIWGLQPRAVQGMLDFDHSCRRRTPSVVGMIYPFTGDHKQKFYWGHKEILVPVYKSMEKAMQAHPEADVLISFASLRSAYESTLETLRYKQIRTIAIIAEGIPENMTRHLITLANKQDVTIIGPATVGGIKPGCFKIGNTGGMLDNILASKLYRPGSVAYVSRSGGMSNELNNIVSRHTNGVFEGVAIGGDRYPGTTFMDHIIRYHDDPNVKMLVMLGEVGGVEEYQVCSAIREKRLTKPLVAWCIGTCASMFTSEVQFGHAGACANGEQETARAKNKALKEVGAHVPNSFDDLGEKIGEVYNKLVEEGVVIPSEEVPPPTVPMDYSWARELGLIRKPASFMTSIVDERGQELIYAGMPITQIMKEEMGIGGVLSLLWFQRRLPSYATKFIEMCLMVTADHGPAVSGAHNTIITARAGKDLVSSLCSGLLTIGERFGGALDMAAKQFSEAYDSNLIPNEFVNEMRKQHKLIMGIGHRVKSINNPDMRVVLLKDFAQKNFPATPLLDYALKVEKITTAKKPNLILNVDGFIGVAFVDLLRNCGAFTPEEANEYVEIGALNGLFVLGRSMGFIGHYLDQKRLKQGLYRHPWDDISYILPENLPDMQ, via the exons ATGTCGGCCAAAGCCATTTATGAAGTGACTGGTAAAGAACTGATTACAAGTAATATAGAGAACGCTGATGTAGCCAAGAACAGATATGCGACGATTACGCCAGATTGCGATTGGGACAAGATAACTGCTGAACATCCATGGCTTTTAACTGAG AAACTTGTGGTAAAACCAGATCAACTGATAAAGCGTCGTGGTAAGCTAGGACTGATCAAGGTAAACGTTGACCTAGCTGGTGTGAAGGAGTGGCTCTCAACACGGCTAAACCAAGAAATCAAG ATTGGAGAAGCAAGTGGCCTTCTCAAAAATTTTATAATCGAACCGTTCGTTGCTCACAAGGACGCAGATGAAGTGTACGTTTGCATCTACTGTCAACGAAACTGTGATGTAATCCTCTTCCATCATGAGGGCGGTGTTGATATTGGAGATGTAGACGCTAAG GCTGTTAAAATGGAAGTTGAATTAGGTTCAAAGGTCACAGCTGCTCAGATCAAAGAAAAGcttatgtcaaaggttatagcATCAAAACAAGA CATGATTGCAAAGTTTGTGGCCCAGTTGTACGAGCAGTTCCAGGCCTTGTACTTCACCTACCTTGAAATCAACCCTCTAG TTGTAACTGACAAGATTTACATCCTGGACATGGCAGCCAAACTAGACGCTACAGCTGAGTACCTATGTAAGAGCAAGTGGGGTGAAATTGAATTCCCTCCCCCATTTGGAAGAGAAGCTTTCCCCGAG GAAGCATACATAGCGGACTTAGATGCTAAGAGCGGTGCTTCCCTCAAACTGACCATTCTCAACCCCAAGGGCCGTATCTGGACAATGGTAGCCGGTGGAGGGGCATCCGTAATATACAGTGATACCATTTGTGATCTGGGTGGAGCTAAGGAGCTCGCGAATTACGGAGAATATTCCGGTGCGCCAACCGAGCAACAAACGTTTGAGTATGCCAAGACGTTACTTAGCATGATGACCAAGGGAGACGTACGTCCTGATGGAAAAGTTTTGATCATTGGGGGCGGTATTGCAAATTTCACCAATGTGGCATCTACATTTAAG GGAATTGTACGTGCACTACGACAGTACAAAGCCAAACTACAAGAATATGGAGTGTCAATATTTGTGAGAAGAGGTGGACCTAACTACCAAGAGGGATTGAGGGTTATGAGAGAACTTG GAAGCAGTCTTGGTGTACCCATCCATGTTTACGGTACCGAGACCCACATGACAGCGATCGTTGGGATGGCGCTAGGTACCCGTGCAATTGAAGACGAAAACAAAGGAGACCAAATGACTGCTAGTTTCTTATTGGCTGGAAGTgct AAAGACTCGTCGAAATCTCCAACCAGCAAGGAGCAAAGTAAAAGCAGCGTGGCCTGTAAAGAACCATGTTCTCCTACACATACTGACGCACCAGCCAAGACACAGCCATGTGCAGGAGCAAGTGATAAAAAGCCTTTATTTACTAATGAAACATGT TCTTTGATCTGGGGACTTCAACCAAGAGCTGTACAGGGTATGCTTGACTTTGACCATTCTTGCCGTCGAAGAACGCCCTCAGTTGTTGGAATGATATACCCATTTAC TGGTGACCACAAGCAGAAGTTTTACTGGGGTCATAAGGAGATTTTAGTTCCTGTTTACAAGTCGATGGAAAAGGCGATGCAAGCCCACCCAGAGGCTGATGTACTCATCAGTTTTGCATCGTTGAGATCGGCCTACGAAAGTACACTTGAAACACTAAGATATAAACAG ataCGTACAATAGCAATAATAGCAGAAGGTATTCCAGAGAACATGACTCGTCACCTGATAACATTAGCCAATAAACAAGATGTAACAATCATTGGGCCTGCTACC GTTGGCGGTATCAAACCAGGTTGCTTCAAAATCGGTAACACTGGTGGTATGTTAGACAACATCCTCGCGTCAAAACTATACCGCCCCGGAAGCGTAGCATACGTATCGCGCTCGGGAGGTATGTCAAATGAACTCAATAACATTGTATCCCGACATACCAATGGCGTCTTTGAAGGCGTAGCCATTGGTGGTGATCGATACCCTGGAACAACCTTTATGGATCACATAATACGTTACCATGACGATCCAAATGTTAAGATGCTTGTTATGTTAGGAGAg gTTGGTGGTGTCGAGGAATACCAGGTCTGTTCTGCTATTCGTGAAAAACGACTCACAAAACCATTAGTAGCGTGGTGTATAGGAACGTGTGCCAGTATGTTCACATCAGAGGTTCAGTTCGGACATGCAGGAGCGTGTGCCAATGGTGAACAAGAAACAGCACGCGCCAAAAATAAAGCTCTGAAGGAGGTTGGGGCGCATGTACCAAATAGCTTTGACGACCTGGGAGAGAAAATTGG TGAAGTGTACAATAAACTTGTTGAGGAAGGAGTAGTTATTCCAAGTGAAGAAGTTCCACCCCCTACAGTACCAATGGACTATTCCTGGGCACGA GAATTGGGATTAATCCGCAAGCCTGCATCTTTCATGACAAGTATTGTGGATGAACGTGGTCAAGAGTTAATCTACGCCGGTATGCCGATTACGCAGATTATGAAAGAAGAGATGGGCATTGGTGGCGTGCTCAGTTTACTTTGGTTCCAACGAAG ACTGCCGTCCTATGCTACAAAGTTCATTGAGATGTGTCTTATGGTAACAGCTGATCATGGCCCAGCAGTATCTGGAGCTCATAATACTATCATCACAGCAAGAGCTGGCAAAGATCTAGTCTCCTCTCTATGCTCTGGACTTCTAACGATT GGTGAGCGATTTGGAGGTGCTCTGGATATGGCAGCAAAACAATTTAGTGAAGCTTATGATTCGAACCTAATCCCCAACGAGTTTGTAAATGAGATGAGGAAACAACATAAACTCATCATGGGCATTGGCCACAGGGTTAAATCG ATCAACAATCCAGACATGAGGGTGGTGCTTCTTAAAGATTTTGCACAGAAGAACTTTCCAGCCACACCATTGTTGGACTACGCATTGAAGGTGGAGAAGATTACCACCGCTAAG AAACCTAATTTAATTTTGAACGTGGATGGATTCATCGGAGTTGCATTTGTTGATCTACTGCGCAACTGTGGAGCATTTACTCC TGAAGAAGCTAATGAATATGTTGAAATTGGTGCCCTCAACGGGTTATTTGTACTCGGCAGAAGTATGGGATTTATTG GCCACTATCTTGATCAAAAGCGATTGAAGCAGGGTCTGTACAGACATCCATGGGATGACATCTCATACATTCTGCCTGAAAATCTACCAGACATGCAATAA
- the LOC140059781 gene encoding uncharacterized protein isoform X1, with translation MDIQLTSCEKWRTCPTSTTETSPQLNTSNGEELSCHLTWTDLKKIKIKHFETEIQLLSSRNVNYNELPTYYLSINNLLAYVLYTAGQTQLSVSVWEEILARDSGNYNAISNLAVIYFRQSKLSKYREYRNALMRIMQVDDTKAKVRAMIDKAHAIRHFQQDKRDFTYMDILIKSAELAESVTCIPERAEWLFDYGLALYRKDAQLTSTGAKPSETYHYFKNAVSYFNKVIRVQNGPLNYKALSWIFISILLRHVKGRTLCEVVDDEDMRNMTAQDCLEQALKVNSDDRIVQRRAASEYIYLKRYSEALCLLDDSLKQEESWFAYRYRGLLRLEMFKDKDYITDTVQKRQILLDAKNDFEQAINLKEVHADHSDLGYTLYLLGDYNLAINQFVAAVNCEQNDNFDPSITYCRWAECLYAIDEPEGALRQLHLHKQTRSQLNRSTITLAEAFQSSRYERCNGIDCDISQFKFCLSYVPGYVNVLSEMTLPSPPISHQNQTLNKTYKYDFFVSFCHDDYKWCLEFIRKLEKDFKMRCCVRYRDYDAEESMATDVTNAIQNSFKIITIISPESVKDKLWQFELMKSMEQMITRSCIAPIILRQACVPREIEHLSNIRLFRGQFLKEDWSRLERFLKG, from the coding sequence ATGGACATACAACTGACGTCATGCGAGAAGTGGCGCACTTGCCCCACCAGTACTACCGAAACATCACCTCAACTAAACACATCGAATGGAGAGGAACTTTCTTGTCATTTAACATGGACTGATTtgaaaaagattaaaattaaacattttgaaacagaaatacaattattatctAGTAGAAATGTTAATTATAATGAACTTCCAACATATTACCTCAGTATAAATAACTTATTGGCGTATGTACTGTACACTGCTGGGCAGACACAACTTAGCGTTAGTGTCTGGGAGGAAATTTTGGCGCGTGATTCAGGCAATTACAACGCAATATCAAATTTGGCTGTAATATATTTCAGACAATCAAAACTTAGCAAATACAGAGAATACAGAAATGCGTTAATGAGGATAATGCAGGTAGACGATACTAAAGCAAAGGTTAGAGCGATGATCGACAAGGCTCACGCAATTCGCCATTTTCAACAGGACAAACGTGATTTCACGTACATGGATATTTTGATCAAATCTGCAGAGTTGGCAGAAAGCGTGACGTGCATACCAGAGAGAGCTGAATGGTTGTTTGATTACGGGCTGGCTTTGTATAGAAAAGACGCTCAACTGACGTCAACCGGGGCTAAACCAAGTGAAACCTACCATTATTTCAAAAATGCTGTTTCTTATTTCAACAAAGTGATTCGTGTTCAAAACGGACCGCTCAACTACAAAGCTTTATCGTGGATTTTTATCAGTATTCTATTGCGTCATGTCAAAGGTCGTACTTTGTGTGAAGTTGTGGACGACGAGGACATGCGCAATATGACTGCGCAAGATTGTCTTGAGCAAGCGTTGAAGGTGAATTCTGACGATAGAATTGTTCAGCGTCGTGCCGCATCTGAGTACATCTATCTGAAAAGATACAGCGAAGCTCTTTGCCTCCTCGACGATTCGCTTAAACAGGAAGAGTCTTGGTTTGCGTACCGTTATCGCGGACTGCTACGGCTGGAAATGTTCAAAGATAAAGATTATATCACGGACACTGTACAGAAAAGACAGATTTTACTAGATGCTAAGAATGACTTTGAACAAGCTATAAACCTGAAAGAGGTTCACGCAGACCACTCTGATTTAGGCTACACACTTTATCTACTCGGTGACTACAACCTGGCAATAAATCAATTTGTTGCCGCTGTGAATTGTGAACAGAATGACAATTTTGATCCTTCGATTACTTACTGCCGCTGGGCAGAATGTCTGTATGCCATTGATGAACCGGAAGGAGCGCTTAGACAACTTCATTTGCACAAACAGACGCGTAGTCAGTTAAACCGCTCAACCATAACTCTTGCTGAGGCTTTCCAGTCGTCACGTTATGAACGATGCAATGGTATAGATTGTGATATTTCACAGTTTAAATTCTGTCTTAGTTATGTCCCCGGCTATGTAAACGTTCTCTCTGAGATGACGCTGCCATCACCTCCAATTTCACACCAAAATCAAACGTTAAATAAGACTTATAAATACGATTTCTTTGTAAGCTTTTGCCATGACGATTACAAGTGGTGTTTAGAGTTTATAAGAAAACTGGAGAAAGATTTTAAAATGCGTTGCTGTGTAAGATATCGGGACTATGACGCTGAGGAATCAATGGCAACAGACGTCACCAATGCTATTCAGAACTCTTTCAagatcattaccatcatcagtCCAGAGTCCGTGAAGGATAAGCTGTGGCAATTTGAACTGATGAAGTCAATGGAGCAAATGATTACAAGAAGTTGCATCGCACCCATAATCCTCAGACAAGCTTGTGTTCCAAGAGAAATTGAACATCTTTCAAATATTCGTCTGTTCAGAGGTCAATTTTTAAAGGAAGATTGGAGTAGGCTAGAAAGGTTCCTAAAAGGATGA